The proteins below are encoded in one region of Takifugu rubripes chromosome 1, fTakRub1.2, whole genome shotgun sequence:
- the atp5mc3a gene encoding ATP synthase membrane subunit c locus 3a, with the protein MYACAKFVSTPALVRAGSRALYRPLSASVLSRPEIKTESSVAVVPHSPLSQVTMRAFQTSAVSRDIDTAAKFIGAGAATVGVAGSGAGIGTVFGSLIIGYARNPSLKQQLFSYAILGFALSEAMGLFCLMVAFLILFAM; encoded by the exons ATGTACGCCTGCGCAAAATTTGTGTCCACGCCGGCTCTg GTCCGTGCTGGTTCCCGGGCTCTTTACAGacccctctctgcctctgtgctgtccagGCCTGagatcaaaacagag AGCAGTGTTGCTGTGGTGCCACACAGCCCCCTCTCCCAGGTCACAATGAGGGCCTTCCAGACCAGTGCTGTCAGCAGGGACATTGACACTGCTGCAAAGTTTATTGGTGCCGGAGCTGCCACAGTCGGAGTGGCTGGATCTGGAGCTGGTATTGGGACAGTGTTTGGTAGCCTCATCATTGGCTATGCAAG GAACCCAtctctgaagcagcagctgttttcaTATGCCATTCTGGGGTTTGCTCTTTCTGAAGCCATGGGACTGTTCTGTTTGATGGTTGCTTTCCTTATCCTGTTTGCTATGTAA